GCAATCGCCGATGAGCCCGACGAGAAAGGGGCGCGTCCGATCGATCTCGTTTAGACAGACCTGGAGGACGACGAGCTCGCGCTCCGCCTCGTCCTTGAAGCGGCCGGTTTCCACTCCCTGCCGGAGGTCCACGACGTTCAGCTCGTGCCGACGACCCCGCAGGCGCTCGTTGAGTTCGAGGAAGGCATCATCCCGAAGGAGATCACGCTCCGCGTGCATGTCGCGGAAGGTGGAGCTGAAGAAGAGCGGCCGCGAAACGATGGGTCGCTCGCCGAAGTCCGCTCGTCCGGAATGCACGGGTTCTTGGGGAATGGAGTTCGCCATGGCTTGCGCTCCGAGCGGCCGGCGGCTCGACTCGCTCCTTCTCAAGCGTCAGGACTACCGGCGCGGCCGATTCCCACGGACCCTCGGCCAAGCGAGGAATTGGGTGGGCGCCCGCGCGAACGTGTCAGCGATGCCGACCGGAAGAGACCCCGATTCCGGGCGAAAGGTGAAGCACCTCCCGTTGCCCCGCTCCCCGGCACCCTCATGACCCGGCGAGTCCCTACCTCGCCCGATGCATCCGCCCCGTGTGCGCCTCGCCCCCCGCCTCCATCCGGTAGAAGTAAGCGCCGCTTGCGCACCCAGCGCCGGTGTCGTCGGTTCCGTCCCACTCCGCCGCGTGGGCGCCGCTCGGCATTTCCTCCGAAAGAAGCGTTCGGACTTTTTGTCCAAGAACATTATAGATCGAAAGGTTCACATCGGCGGAAGTCCCGAGCACGAAGCGGATCTCGGTCGCCCCCCGGAAGGGGTTCGGACGGTTCGCATCGAGACGGTGGAGAAGGGAAGGGGCGAATCCCCCGCCCCCTTCGAGACCGACCGCACCCCGCGAAACGAACTCGAAGCGCGTGACCAGGGCCTCGACGCGCGATTCGGGCGCATTCCCCTCGTAGAGCCAGAGATTGATGCGCGGGTTCTCGCCCCCCGGACGCGGGACGCCGTCCCCGACGAAGAGCCACGACTCGCCTTTCCATTCGGACGTCTCGGAATCGACCCACCGGCTCCAGAAGAGAAGCGTGTCCGGCGCCCATGTGAAATAGTGAATCGTTCGATCATCCGTCCCTAAGCGAATCGGAAAGCGATGGAGGTTGCCGGGCACGTGCCACGGCTGCACGACGAACTGGGCGTTCGTGTCGGTCGCCGCGTTTCCCCATCGGGCGATCTCGATGTCGATCTCGCGATAGGCGCTGTCCGGGTCGTCCGGATCGAAGGGCGAGCAATCGTCCCACGTAAACATCCCGAAAACGACGGGCGGATCGAGGATGTCCACTGCGCCCCGCACGCGAAACCCGTAGGTTCCATACCCGAAGGAGGTGTCCGCGATCACCTCGCTCGCGTACCAATCGTCTCCGTGCGGGGAGATGCTGAGGTGAAGCCCCTCGGCGTCCACCCAGACGTCCTCCGGATCGTCCGAGAAGTAGTTCGGGCCCGGCCCGACCGGACCGAGGAGCGCGTCCGCTTTCTTCACGATCCAGTCGATCCCCGAGAAAGAGATCCGTCTCGACCCGTGCGGGCGGCACGCGGACGCCCACGGATGATCGAAGAGAGAATCGGCAAGCAGCGAGCAAGGATCACAGCGGGGCGGATTGTAACCCGAAGGAACGAGGAAGGCGATGATCCGCGTCGCGAAGGGATCGATGCCTCCGGTCGTGATGTCGGTCGACCAGGTGCTGTCCGGAAGGATCGGCGTAAGCGGAGATTCGGCGGTCGGCTTGACCCACCAGCCGCCGGCCTTCGCGACGAGGATGTAGACGGCGATCTTGTACGCGGACGGAGAGACGCGGTGCACACGCCCGCGGAGGTCGTCCTCGCTCCCCCAAACGGGGACCGAGGTGATCTCGATCGAGGCTCCCCCGGCGCCGGACGCGATCGACAGGGCGGCGCAAACGCTTGCGAGGATGTGGAGCGCACCTCCCCAGCGAGTCGACCCATTCGTCATCGCGCGTCTCTTTCCGCAGCGGGGTACGAGCCCGCGTCCCTTCGTTCGCAAAACGTCCGCCATTTCCCCGCTTCTCATGGTATCAGATCGAGAGAATTCGTGCCCATCGGGTCTTCCCCTGTTCCCCGCGCGTTCCCCGTGGTAGGCTGGGGTCAGCCATCGGTTCCCGAGCGCGCGGGTTCCGCGCCGATGGACGTTCGCTCGGATCGGACAGTCGATCCGAGAGACGGTAGGACGAGATGACGGAAAAGAACCCACCCGCGGCCGAGAGAACGTCGTCTCCGCTTCGAACCTCTCCCGCGCGATCCGCTTTACGAACGTGGCTTCCGCTCGCGCTCATTCTCCTCGCGGGGCTCCTCCTTCGGATCTTCTATCTTGCCGAGATCGCCGAACGGCCCGACTTCACACGGCCGGCGGCCGACGCGGGCTTTCACAACTACTGGGCGCGCGCGCTTCTCACCGGCGACTGGAAGCTGCCGAGAGGCGAGGGAGATCCGAGGATTCCCGAGGTCCCTTTTCTTCGGCCTCCGGGCTACCCGTACTTCCTCGCCGCCGCGTACGCGCTCACGAAGGGGAGCTTCGCCGGGGCGCGCGCGGTCCAGATGGCGTTCGGGCTTCTCAACGCGCTTCTCGCCTTCCTTCTCGGACGCGCCCTTCTCGGGCGCGCGGTCGGGCTCGTCCTCGCCGGCTTCTCCGCGCTCTATTGGGGCTTCATCTATTTCGAAGGGGAGCTCCTGCCGCCCGTGCTTCTCGTCGCCGCGGCGCTTCTCCTCTTCCTCGCTCTTCATTCCTGGCAGATCCGGCCGAGGCTCCGTTCCGCTCTCCTCGGCGGGGCGCTTCTCGGCGCCGCCGTTCTCCTTCGCGGGAACGACCTCGTCTTCCTTCCGTTCGCACTCGCGTGGATCGTACGGACAGGCCGCCGCGCGGGAGCGGAACGCCCGCTTCTTCACGCGGCCGTCTTCCTCGCGGGGACCGCGGCGGCGATTCTTCCCGCCACTCTTCGGAACGCCGCCGTCTCGGGAGAGTTCTGCCTCGTCTCGTGCAACGCGCCGATCACCCTCTACATCGCCAACAACGAATCGAGCGACGGCGTCTCCTCCCGATTCCCCGACCTCGCCGGCCTCACGGGGATGAGCGGTTGGAGCTGGTTCTCGTACGATCGGATCGTCGAAGGTCTTTCGAGACGCGAAGGACGAGAGATGAAGTATTCCGACGCCTCCTCGTTCTTCGTGCGAAAAGCCTTCGCGTTCGCCGC
This genomic interval from Candidatus Eisenbacteria bacterium contains the following:
- a CDS encoding T9SS type A sorting domain-containing protein; protein product: MTNGSTRWGGALHILASVCAALSIASGAGGASIEITSVPVWGSEDDLRGRVHRVSPSAYKIAVYILVAKAGGWWVKPTAESPLTPILPDSTWSTDITTGGIDPFATRIIAFLVPSGYNPPRCDPCSLLADSLFDHPWASACRPHGSRRISFSGIDWIVKKADALLGPVGPGPNYFSDDPEDVWVDAEGLHLSISPHGDDWYASEVIADTSFGYGTYGFRVRGAVDILDPPVVFGMFTWDDCSPFDPDDPDSAYREIDIEIARWGNAATDTNAQFVVQPWHVPGNLHRFPIRLGTDDRTIHYFTWAPDTLLFWSRWVDSETSEWKGESWLFVGDGVPRPGGENPRINLWLYEGNAPESRVEALVTRFEFVSRGAVGLEGGGGFAPSLLHRLDANRPNPFRGATEIRFVLGTSADVNLSIYNVLGQKVRTLLSEEMPSGAHAAEWDGTDDTGAGCASGAYFYRMEAGGEAHTGRMHRAR